A single region of the Longimicrobium sp. genome encodes:
- a CDS encoding MFS transporter, whose product MFLTVFLDLVGFGIVIPLLPLYAARFGAGPVAVAWLLAVYSLMQFFFAPWWGRVSDRVGRRPVLLLGLFGSAASYLAFGLAGSLPVLFVARAANGLAGANVGVAQAYVADVTGPEDRAKGMGMIGAAFGLGFVVGPAIGGVLSRYGMAAPFLAAAGVTLANALLAVVRLPESLPPARRQAQSRGFGLADRLRLLFGGATSGRLRALYAAGFLATLAFAAMEGTFSLWADARWHVSAHSVAYLFAYLGVVSVIAQGALVGRMVKRAGERRTALLGMALIAAGLAAAALATSMALLLAGVGVLALGQGMASPSVSSLISHQGGAGEQGRLLGVYQSLSALGRVAGPVIGGVALQHVGLSAPFLAASGIAAAAAVVLALLAGGAA is encoded by the coding sequence GTGTTCCTCACCGTGTTCCTGGACCTGGTGGGGTTCGGCATCGTCATCCCCCTCCTCCCGCTGTACGCCGCGCGCTTCGGCGCCGGGCCGGTGGCCGTGGCCTGGCTGCTGGCCGTGTACTCGCTCATGCAGTTCTTCTTCGCGCCGTGGTGGGGGCGCGTTTCCGACCGCGTGGGCCGGCGCCCGGTGCTGCTCCTGGGGCTCTTCGGCTCGGCCGCGTCGTACCTGGCCTTCGGCCTCGCCGGCTCGCTCCCGGTGCTCTTCGTCGCCCGCGCGGCCAACGGGCTGGCGGGCGCCAACGTGGGCGTGGCGCAGGCCTACGTCGCCGACGTCACCGGCCCCGAGGACCGCGCGAAGGGGATGGGGATGATCGGCGCGGCGTTCGGGCTGGGCTTCGTGGTGGGCCCGGCGATCGGGGGCGTGCTGTCGCGCTACGGCATGGCGGCGCCGTTCCTGGCCGCGGCGGGGGTGACGCTGGCCAACGCGCTTCTGGCGGTCGTCCGCCTCCCCGAGTCGCTCCCGCCCGCGCGGCGGCAGGCGCAGTCGCGCGGCTTCGGGCTGGCCGACCGCCTGCGCCTCCTCTTCGGCGGGGCGACGAGCGGGCGGCTGCGCGCGCTGTACGCCGCCGGCTTCCTGGCCACGCTGGCCTTCGCGGCGATGGAGGGGACGTTCAGCCTGTGGGCGGACGCGCGCTGGCACGTCTCCGCGCACAGCGTGGCGTACCTGTTCGCGTACCTCGGCGTCGTCTCCGTCATCGCCCAGGGCGCGCTGGTCGGGCGGATGGTGAAGCGCGCCGGCGAGCGGCGGACGGCGCTGCTGGGGATGGCGCTGATCGCCGCCGGCCTCGCCGCCGCGGCGCTGGCGACGTCGATGGCGCTGCTGCTCGCCGGCGTCGGCGTGCTCGCGCTGGGGCAGGGGATGGCGTCGCCGTCGGTGTCGTCGCTGATCTCGCACCAGGGCGGGGCGGGCGAGCAGGGGCGGCTGCTGGGCGTCTACCAGTCGCTCTCCGCGCTGGGGCGCGTGGCCGGGCCGGTGATCGGCGGCGTGGCGCTGCAGCACGTGGGGCTCTCCGCGCCGTTCCTGGCGGCGTCCGGCATCGCCGCGGCGGCGGCCGTCGTGCTGGCGCTGCTCGCGGGAGGCGCGGCGTGA
- the gyrA gene encoding DNA gyrase subunit A encodes MPENGDEANVPGPTARVLPRLIEDEMRESFIDYSMSVIVQRALPDVRDGLKPVHRRILFAMHEAGLAPNRPYKKSATVVGDVLGKYHPHGDASVYDSLVRMVQDFSLRYPLVDGQGNFGSIDGDSAAAYRYTESRLAPLATEMLADIDKETVDFAPNYDDRLVEPRVLPARIPNLLVNGSSGIAVGMATNIPPHNLREVVAACVHLIDHPDADNAALMQFVRGPDFPTGGVIYGRDGIREAYETGRGRVIVRARAEIEEKDGGRGGERIIVTEIPFMVNKSRLIEHIAELVRDKKLEGISDLRDESDKRIRVVIDLKRDAIPHIVLNQLFKHTQLQSTFGVIMLALHNGEPKVMPLKDMLRHFVAHRHDVVVRRTEFELRKAREREHILEGLKIAVDHIDEVIGIIRSSATTDEAGTRLRDRFELSNRQSDAILNMRLARLTGLEIEQLEAELGELRATIADLEDILGDRERRFSIIKEELLEVADKYGDERRTDILGDTAGLSIEDLIPDEEMVITVSHSGYIKRIPSDTYRSQARGGRGIAGMGTKEEDWVEQVFLASTHDYLMFFTRQGQCYWLKVHEIPQGQRTSRGKPVVNLINIDADDRVAALVPVREFSHDRFLIFATRKGTVKKTVLSAYGNPRRVGLNAINVLEDDELIDVQLSDGGCEVVLATHAGMAIRFPETHVREMGRATTGVRGISLEEGDFLVGMVVAKRGNHLLVVTELGLGKRTELDAYRLQRRGGKGVINIKMAGKTGHVVAMKVVHPHDELVLITRQGIVNRQAVDGIRLIGRNTMGVKLVNLEKGDTVMDVARVVNEDEEPRPILADADAEGAQEIVGSTALEEMLDVESEDDGDELDEVPPPVEDIVDELTDDDGPEPFDVEDQFRGEDES; translated from the coding sequence ATGCCCGAGAACGGCGACGAGGCGAACGTTCCCGGGCCCACCGCCCGGGTCCTGCCGCGCCTGATCGAAGACGAGATGCGCGAGTCGTTCATCGACTATTCGATGAGCGTGATCGTGCAGCGCGCCCTTCCCGACGTGCGCGACGGGCTGAAGCCGGTGCACCGGCGCATCCTGTTCGCCATGCACGAGGCCGGGCTGGCCCCCAACCGCCCCTACAAGAAGAGCGCGACCGTGGTCGGCGACGTGCTGGGCAAGTACCACCCGCACGGCGACGCGTCGGTGTACGACTCGCTCGTGCGCATGGTGCAGGACTTCTCGCTGCGCTACCCGCTGGTCGACGGCCAGGGGAACTTCGGCTCCATCGACGGCGACAGCGCGGCGGCGTACCGGTACACCGAATCGCGCCTCGCGCCGCTGGCGACGGAGATGCTGGCGGACATCGACAAGGAAACCGTCGACTTCGCCCCCAACTACGACGACCGGCTGGTGGAGCCGCGCGTCCTTCCCGCGCGCATCCCCAACCTCCTGGTCAACGGGTCGAGCGGGATCGCGGTGGGGATGGCGACGAACATCCCGCCGCACAACCTGCGGGAAGTCGTCGCCGCCTGCGTGCACCTGATCGACCACCCCGACGCCGACAACGCCGCGCTGATGCAGTTCGTGCGCGGGCCGGACTTCCCGACCGGCGGCGTGATCTACGGGCGCGACGGGATCCGCGAGGCGTACGAGACCGGGCGCGGGCGGGTGATCGTGCGCGCGCGGGCCGAGATCGAGGAGAAGGACGGCGGGCGCGGCGGCGAGCGCATCATCGTCACCGAGATCCCCTTCATGGTCAACAAGTCGCGCCTGATCGAGCACATCGCCGAGCTGGTGCGCGACAAGAAGCTGGAGGGGATCAGCGACCTGCGCGACGAGAGCGACAAGCGCATCCGCGTGGTCATCGACCTGAAGCGCGACGCCATCCCCCACATCGTGCTGAACCAGCTGTTCAAGCACACGCAGCTGCAGAGCACCTTCGGCGTGATCATGCTCGCCCTGCACAACGGCGAGCCCAAGGTGATGCCGCTGAAGGACATGCTGCGTCACTTCGTGGCCCACCGCCACGACGTGGTGGTGCGGCGCACCGAGTTCGAGCTGCGCAAGGCGCGCGAGCGCGAGCACATCTTGGAAGGCCTCAAGATCGCCGTCGACCACATCGACGAGGTGATCGGCATCATCCGCTCGTCGGCGACGACGGACGAGGCGGGGACGCGGCTGCGCGACCGCTTCGAGCTGTCGAACCGGCAGAGCGACGCCATCCTGAACATGCGCCTGGCACGCCTCACCGGGCTGGAGATCGAGCAGCTGGAGGCGGAGCTGGGCGAGCTGCGGGCGACCATCGCCGACCTGGAGGACATCCTGGGCGACCGCGAGCGCCGCTTCAGCATCATCAAGGAAGAGCTGCTCGAAGTGGCCGACAAGTACGGCGACGAGCGGCGCACCGACATCCTGGGCGACACGGCGGGGCTCTCCATCGAGGACCTGATCCCCGACGAGGAGATGGTCATCACCGTCAGCCACTCGGGGTACATCAAGCGCATCCCCAGCGACACCTACCGCTCGCAGGCGCGCGGCGGGCGGGGGATCGCCGGGATGGGGACGAAGGAGGAGGACTGGGTGGAGCAGGTGTTCCTGGCCAGCACCCACGACTACCTGATGTTCTTCACCCGGCAGGGGCAGTGCTACTGGCTGAAGGTGCACGAGATCCCGCAGGGGCAGCGCACCAGCCGCGGCAAGCCGGTGGTGAACCTGATCAACATCGACGCCGACGACCGGGTGGCGGCGCTGGTGCCGGTGCGCGAGTTCAGCCACGACCGCTTCCTGATCTTCGCCACGCGCAAGGGCACGGTGAAGAAGACGGTGCTTTCCGCCTACGGCAACCCGCGGCGCGTGGGGCTGAACGCCATCAACGTGCTGGAGGACGACGAGCTGATCGACGTGCAGCTCAGTGACGGCGGGTGCGAGGTGGTGCTGGCCACGCACGCGGGGATGGCCATCCGCTTCCCCGAGACGCACGTGCGCGAGATGGGGCGCGCCACCACCGGCGTGCGCGGGATCTCGCTGGAGGAGGGCGACTTCCTGGTGGGGATGGTCGTCGCCAAGCGCGGCAACCACCTGCTGGTGGTCACCGAGCTGGGCCTGGGCAAGCGCACCGAGCTGGACGCGTACCGGCTGCAGCGGCGCGGCGGCAAGGGCGTGATCAACATCAAGATGGCCGGGAAGACGGGGCACGTCGTCGCGATGAAGGTGGTGCACCCGCACGACGAGCTGGTGCTGATCACCCGCCAGGGGATCGTGAACCGGCAGGCGGTGGACGGAATCCGGCTGATCGGCCGCAACACCATGGGCGTGAAGCTGGTGAACCTGGAGAAGGGCGACACCGTGATGGACGTGGCCCGCGTGGTGAACGAGGACGAGGAGCCGCGCCCCATCCTGGCCGATGCCGACGCCGAGGGCGCGCAGGAGATCGTGGGCTCGACCGCGCTGGAGGAGATGCTGGACGTCGAATCCGAAGACGACGGCGACGAGCTGGACGAGGTGCCGCCGCCGGTGGAGGACATCGTCGACGAGCTGACCGACGACGACGGGCCCGAGCCGTTCGATGTCGAAGACCAGTTCCGCGGCGAGGACGAGAGCTGA
- a CDS encoding carboxypeptidase regulatory-like domain-containing protein has protein sequence MNLHKTMFRKGLIAAAMLLPSIVLAAPAAGQRAERVIVRGQLLDRADGHPLTAARVAIPTRNVAVYTDSSGGFVLPPMPAGTYDVEMERLGYHAIRANLTLEKDDSVVVRLAPEPLALEELKVFGNSLLTRTERSTVSARSFDARMFDTYSGGNTLAFLGDYAGIHAMPCTATAPGSNCATIRGLPESVGVWIDGQPSMFGLEELRTIPAQEIFHINVYMGGALVEVITREYAREEAHHRIKHPLPPFITMRAVQLQGRIQSQQ, from the coding sequence ATGAATCTCCACAAGACTATGTTCCGCAAGGGTTTGATTGCCGCCGCCATGCTGCTGCCGTCGATCGTGCTCGCCGCGCCGGCCGCGGGGCAGCGCGCGGAGCGTGTCATCGTGCGCGGACAGCTGCTCGACCGCGCGGACGGACATCCGCTCACCGCGGCCAGGGTGGCGATCCCCACGCGGAACGTGGCGGTCTACACCGACTCGAGCGGCGGCTTCGTGCTGCCCCCCATGCCGGCGGGGACGTACGACGTGGAGATGGAGCGGCTGGGGTACCACGCCATCCGCGCCAACCTGACGCTGGAGAAGGACGACTCGGTGGTGGTGCGGCTGGCGCCGGAGCCGCTGGCGCTGGAGGAGCTGAAGGTGTTCGGCAACAGCCTGCTGACGCGCACCGAGCGGTCGACGGTGAGCGCGCGCTCGTTCGACGCGCGGATGTTCGACACGTACTCCGGCGGGAACACGCTGGCGTTCCTGGGCGACTACGCGGGGATCCACGCCATGCCGTGCACCGCGACGGCGCCGGGCTCCAACTGCGCCACCATCCGCGGGCTCCCCGAATCGGTGGGAGTGTGGATCGACGGCCAGCCATCGATGTTCGGGCTGGAGGAGCTGCGGACGATTCCCGCGCAGGAGATCTTCCACATCAACGTGTACATGGGCGGCGCGCTGGTGGAGGTCATCACCCGCGAATACGCGCGGGAGGAGGCGCACCACCGCATCAAGCACCCGCTTCCGCCTTTCATCACCATGCGCGCCGTGCAGCTGCAGGGGAGGATCCAGAGCCAGCAGTGA
- a CDS encoding shikimate kinase, whose amino-acid sequence MSDAPPPPNHSSAPPIPRAVVRVVLLGYMTAGKSTVGQALARRLEWRFLDFDVEIERREGRTIGDLVQGDGQSALREMEAALTEEVAETPYLVLAPGGGWITRPELLRRLGGDTLAVWLKVSPEETARRLKMDTIERPFRELDDPVPRIAEMIEAREDLYRLADISIPTDGRSVESIAYEIETIVRMRALAAFAPPAQA is encoded by the coding sequence ATGAGCGACGCCCCACCGCCGCCGAATCATTCGTCCGCGCCGCCGATCCCCCGGGCGGTGGTGCGCGTCGTCCTGCTGGGCTACATGACGGCGGGGAAGAGCACCGTAGGGCAGGCGCTCGCGCGGCGGCTGGAGTGGCGGTTCCTGGACTTCGACGTGGAGATCGAGCGTCGGGAGGGACGCACCATCGGCGACCTGGTGCAGGGCGACGGGCAGTCGGCGCTGCGCGAGATGGAGGCGGCGCTCACGGAGGAGGTCGCCGAGACGCCCTACCTGGTTCTCGCGCCCGGCGGCGGGTGGATCACGCGCCCGGAGCTGCTGCGGAGGCTGGGCGGCGACACGCTGGCGGTGTGGCTGAAGGTGTCGCCGGAGGAGACGGCGCGGCGGCTGAAGATGGACACCATCGAGCGACCCTTCCGCGAGTTGGACGATCCCGTGCCGCGCATCGCGGAGATGATCGAGGCGCGCGAAGACCTGTATCGCCTCGCCGACATCTCCATCCCCACCGACGGCCGGTCCGTGGAGTCGATCGCGTACGAGATCGAGACGATCGTGCGGATGCGCGCGCTGGCGGCGTTCGCGCCGCCGGCGCAGGCGTGA
- a CDS encoding tetratricopeptide repeat protein: MQEDARITALMKMAESRPDDPRPRFGLALEFEKAGRWEDAARELREYLALTDDEGNAYGRLGKALRELGRDDEAKAAYQQGIDAAYRHGHPTMAGEFEDVLENWD; this comes from the coding sequence GTGCAGGAAGACGCGCGCATCACTGCGCTGATGAAGATGGCGGAGTCGCGGCCGGACGACCCGCGGCCGCGCTTCGGCCTGGCGCTGGAGTTCGAGAAGGCGGGTCGATGGGAAGATGCCGCCCGCGAGCTGCGCGAATACCTCGCCCTCACCGACGACGAGGGAAACGCGTACGGCCGGCTCGGCAAAGCGCTCCGCGAGCTGGGCCGCGACGACGAGGCGAAGGCCGCCTACCAGCAGGGCATCGACGCCGCCTACCGCCACGGCCACCCTACGATGGCCGGCGAGTTCGAGGACGTGCTGGAGAATTGGGACTGA
- a CDS encoding arginase family protein, with protein sequence MSIDLITVPYDSGHRGKRMGAGPLRFAEAGAAERLRAVAGSVRETAVGVEPELATEIATAFDLARATAFAVRTALGRGSLPLVLAGNCFSAVGTLAALPSAGTGVVWLDAHGDLNTPETTVSGMLDGMALATVLGRCWTGLARRIDGFAAMPEEHVLLAGARDLDEGEQRFLDHSRILALGPAAARDRDDAASQLDAFAARVQRIYLHVDLDVHAPEAGRANGFQPAAGLTADEVRRFIRDLAARVPIAAAAITAYDPAVDADGRMLDVGLELMELIAELAAPAEAGS encoded by the coding sequence ATGTCGATCGACCTGATCACGGTGCCGTACGACTCGGGGCATCGCGGCAAGCGGATGGGCGCGGGGCCGCTGCGCTTCGCCGAGGCGGGCGCGGCGGAGCGGCTGCGCGCGGTCGCCGGGAGCGTGCGCGAGACCGCCGTGGGCGTGGAGCCGGAGCTGGCGACGGAGATCGCCACGGCGTTCGACCTGGCGCGCGCGACCGCCTTCGCGGTACGGACGGCGCTGGGGCGCGGATCGCTGCCGCTGGTGCTGGCGGGGAACTGCTTCTCCGCGGTCGGAACGCTGGCGGCGCTCCCCTCCGCCGGCACCGGCGTGGTCTGGCTGGACGCGCACGGCGACCTGAACACTCCGGAGACGACCGTGAGCGGGATGCTGGACGGGATGGCGCTCGCGACGGTGCTGGGCCGCTGCTGGACGGGACTCGCGCGGCGGATCGACGGCTTCGCGGCGATGCCGGAGGAGCACGTTCTGCTCGCCGGCGCGCGCGACCTGGACGAGGGCGAGCAGCGCTTCCTCGACCACTCGCGCATCCTGGCGCTCGGGCCCGCCGCGGCGCGCGACCGCGACGATGCGGCGTCGCAGCTGGACGCCTTCGCCGCGCGCGTGCAGCGCATCTACCTGCACGTAGACCTGGACGTGCACGCGCCCGAGGCCGGCCGCGCGAACGGCTTCCAGCCCGCCGCCGGCCTCACCGCGGACGAGGTGCGGCGCTTCATCCGCGACCTTGCCGCCCGCGTCCCCATCGCCGCCGCCGCGATCACCGCGTACGACCCCGCCGTGGACGCGGACGGGCGGATGCTGGATGTCGGCCTGGAGCTGATGGAGCTGATCGCGGAACTCGCAGCGCCGGCCGAAGCAGGGTCGTAG